The DNA region AGAAATgacccaaaaataatttatcagtaTGAATCAAATTATGTTACCATTGAGAGGCGACATTCACAATCAGTAGAACCTTCCCGCTGTAATCATTCAGACTCACATCATTTCCACTTATGTCCTGCAATTATAGTCCACaccagaaacaaaaataaattataaaagtaaaacgTCCCCCAAGCAATTACATTAAAATTAGCAGCAAAGAAATCAACCAGCCTTATCCCAAACATTTTGGCAGGACAGAGCCGTCTGAACAGACACAGATAATATACAGGAGTGGGCATAGACAAACCAATAATCAACAAGAACAACCTGAACTCAATTCATGTTCCATGAATGTTAGggaaaataaatctaaatacCTCAGCAGAAGCTGAAGCAGCAAAGTAATCAATCGAAAAGAAAATTAGATCAGCAAGCTTCATTGATCTCCATAAAAGttgaaatacaaaaaatataaaatcagaacctactaaatataattttgtcatCAAAGTGTACCCTGATACTTCTTAGATTATCTTCACACACTCATCACACAATTCGAGTGCAAACACAGTTGGGCATGAGCAAGCCACAATCTTTTCAAGTAATTAGAGAGAAACAACAGTTGGGTATGAGCAAAAAAACGAACCTTGACAGTGAAATCGTAAATGGAGTTGGAAGATTGTTCGGCCATGAGGGAAGGAGTAGATGGGTATGTGTgagaatagaagaagaaaaaaagtcaaTCACTTCATACCAATCAATCAACGCAACGTATCTGAAACTATTTTATACCATTATCGCGGTGTTGCGAGATAGAAAATGCAGGTCACGACGTTCTCATGTGgacacaaattaaattaaattatatggttCGCTGCTCCCATCAATCAATCATCATGCTTTCAATTCTTACACCATTTCGTCTAGGAAACGGACCAGCTCACCGAATACGAATCGCCTtctttaatgaataaaattaaaaataggaaTGAAAtcctgttttaaaaaattaatcactactattttattaagaatttaattttcttacattattaaaaaattacaaattaataaaagaattcattctaaatttaaatttaaattaatcattaaaaataatataaaaaatacataatcagTATGGTATGAAAGCTTATCAAATTCGAGATTAGGTAATAGAACATTAAGAGTTTTATAAACTCGATTCCTGGATTCAACTCGTAGACGAGTAAGAatctacttcatataaaaataataataaaatatctataaataatatactaattaaacattttaacaatataataaagtaaaatagtaaatcatgaagtttagaatatttaaataataataatacattattACTAGATAATAACTTCTAGAGGTTATAACAATGGTATATCATTTTGATAGAGGATTTGATGTTATTTGAGAACAAGGATTTGATATcattaaaggtaaaaaaaaattgtatttgagaataacacgCTAAATGAAGTTGTGTTGAATGCTAAATagatagaaaacaataaaaatggaCTTACATTTTATAGGGAAAGAGTTTACTcgaaaaaacaaacaagttaactcgagagtttgataacatgatgaaatgttttaattaattttttattatatataattttaccaataatataataaatcattttggctaattatttttttaataagttgtATTTGTGATAATATTTTCATGGATTtcttattaaaaacaaatttatgttttaatcaGGACGGCCCAAATTAAGGCTTATCAACCTTTGTTATTAaacttttaatgtaaaaaagatTACACATATTACATAAGGTCTTACATatcatttgtttctttaaagtaaaaaaaaaaaactttatctcaatttttgttttaggcTTCACTTCATATTGGTCGCCCTATATTTTATGTGAGAAAATATACTGTTTAATTAcagttttaattattgaatttggGTTGTGTGTTTCTTTagttactaaaatttaaaattattttattttgtttttgaattttgacaaaTTCTTTGTTTTAGTTTCTGACAATAAAATCTGatattttgtgatgatttttagctattataaattaaattttatctttaaaccattttaatttgaattttaaagctGTCACATAATGTTAAAAACTAACATATAGTGTCAATTTATTATGTTagacactaaaaaaattattttgtcaataaaaatatatttaaaaatttcagaataaaaaaaatcataccctaaattcataaactaaaacagtaattaagttaaaaatatacatatattaatgtTCAACcacatattttagttaatttcaaactttctttctttttttattaaccgaaaagtttatttaattatttaataaataaatttttttaataatttttaatatttttttaaatgttagttaaagtaatattttaaaaaaatgttagtttctaatttttttttatattttttcttttttatcttttagatatcaactaatttttttaatttctaattaatttttcatctatATCAAACATAATCtttaagttttttcttcttcataaaaCTCACCTAAAAGTTacatgtgtcattatttttaatgaaatatatatatatatatatatatatatatatatatataatatttatatttaaatgtcattttcaagtctaattataatcaattttttaataaataagttaactaaaatcagtttattttacagaaaaaaaatgtttaatttatttgttgaaaaacaTTGAATCAGTCATCAGTTTAAAGAAATTCGTGATATTTTTGTTATGCCCTCGTTATTCAACTCAAGAGAAGGATCTCAACGGCACCATGCTTAGAAATACGTCTGTTCCAGAAATACATCTTGTAaatcctttaatttattttggataCAATACAACTGAAAGAAATAATTGCTCCTATAGCTACGTCATCAGGCTGCTAAAGATATATTAACTAGACAAGAGCATATCCATAAGAATATGCATGTGATAATTTACAGAGAAATATATAACCTtgcttttcaatttttcacttGGACATGTGCATTGACATAAGTCATGAACCAGTATTTAACAATGAGAACTTAGCCCATAAGCATATCTTTCTCTTGTCCAAGACCAACCTTGCCCCCGTGATCAACCAATGGCCAGGACTATCTTGTGGACCTTTACACAACTGTGATGTGTCTATAAATTTCAACAGCTTTTGTGTTTGCACAGGCACTGGAGGTCCTGTTGGAAATACACTTGAATCCAAAACCACAACCGGTTTTTTCTGGTTCTGGTCTTTACCAGAAATTGATGTGCTTATGACTGAGAAAATGCCAGACCTCTGGGATAACCCAGAGGAGCCCTGTGTCCAACTTGATTTTACAACTGCACAATTAGACACCTTAGAGAACAACAGCCTCAAATGAAGGACACTCCTTGATTCATGTTTCTTCACATGAAGTTGTGCTCCTGTGACAATAAAGGCCACATCTTTGTCAGAGCTCCATCTAGGGTCGTATTTCACTGGTGCTGTACATACATGGTAAAATTTCTTCCCATTGATTGCTTCAAAGAAACGGCCATCATTGATTTCTTCTGACCATATTGGCGTGTcctctattttgtttttaagcatTATTGGAGTGTTTAATAGATGTTGCACGTGTATGGCTAACCTGTGTCACCAACATCCTTGTGAGCACCACTCATAGACCAAACAACTTTTTATCTAAGATTGATGGTTAGTCACAACTCAAAGGACaaggtttaattgtatttataagTATTGCATTTAGTCCCTCGTGTTCTAATTACGTCATTTGGGTTTCTCAAGTTTTCTTCAAGGTTTAATTGTTATGTTAGCGATATTTGTGGatgaaatatcatttttatgatAACAATCAACATTAAAAAGAACGTCTTCTCATTCTAAGCAAACTAATGACTTAAATATTGGATGGAATCAAAACGAAGGAACTTGACTGTAAATAGTAAGAAAAAACTTGAGAGTCCAATCagtgtaattaaaatataaaggccTAAAATTGCAGAATTGTGATAATGTGAgacaaaaaatgtaattaagtcAAAGAAAAATTACTAGTAGTGTGGAATTAACCTGTTGCATTTCATGCCCTCAAGAAACAAGCGCATCCCTGTGATTGGCCTTTTACCAACTGTTACCTGTTACGAGTAAGATACTTACTTAGGCAGAAGATGACAAAGTCTAATTATTGATAAGGAATGATTTGAAAGTACTACCTTTGAGGTGTTTACATAAAGTTTGGGACCCATCAAGTCGAAACTAAGAGAAGGCGAAAGATTAGTTCTATTTGTGGCTGGACTGAGTGGAAGATCATTGTGAATGGGAGCCCAAAGCTTGTGAGATTGGTAGTCAAGAAAGTAAGGCAAATCTGACATTGGAGGCTTATCTGCATTTGATGTGAATTTAATTCGTTTTATTTGTTCAACAACCAAAAGTGACAGCCTCAAAGCCTGTCTGCTTGGAAAAGTCAAATAAAGTATGGCAAATCTGACATTGTAGGTTTATCTGCATTTTGTATCAACTTAATTATTTCCTTCTCATTTGTCCAAAATTGTTAAAATCAAAACTTCTGTTTGCCTGTCTCAATTTTGAAGTCAAATGCTCAAGCTTTCTCTAAAATTTACTGTATCTAGTCAAATTGATTTTCAGCTATAATATAGTACTATATGACCACTGATATATATTGTCTCCcctgtaaaaaagaagaagcaatatTGTCTTCGTGACACATTGAATAAAATCCAAGTCGGATCAAGCCGCAGAAAAGAAcactatattttaattatcaacaATTTTTTCTGCGTCTTGCCAGTCACGAGACCCcagttaaagtaaaaaaaaaaaaaaaaaaaaaccctcatATCTTGCTGATCACAATCCCTAAATTGTTTATCATTGGAGAAAAATTTGCGTCTCATTCTTTACTAAATTAATTAACGAGTAGTATAGCACTAGTATATGAACACaggaaatagtattttttttaagatggaaaattaattaattgtttacgATGTTGACTTTTCggatctgtttttttttaaaaaaaagcatttcaGATCTGCTAATGTACACGAATAGTATTTCATGAATTGCTAAGACACAATTTCAAATGCTCAACCCAAGATGAAGTATTCAACACCCGATAtttcattagttaaaaaaaatcatgtcattAATACTCAATTTCGTAAAGAAAACTTCCATGTAATTTAACATTGCTGTTGACATTTATTAAATTCGCTGTCTGAGAGATTGTTAAAATTCaaagttaaaatatttgaacaatttatttaAGGGCATTGACAAAATAGTGTATTTGacatgtctatatatatatatatatatatatcgataAGTATGTCTTTTATTGGTTTGGAATTCCAACTCAAACAAAGAAAGAGCGAAATTCcatttattattaaatgcatgtttgatttagtcttaaaaattaaaaaaaatacgtaaaatttaaaaaaaatacaaatctaAACTCATACTACATTGGCAATTTGGCATGTTTTTTACTGGTTTGCAAACATGGGATGGGACTATGTAGTCTTCATGTTTTGCagttattgttttgttttcattaattttcacaagaggagaaaataaaaaaacttacatcGAAGGTAGAGGTTGATGGCATGGGATAGGAAGCCTTTGCCTGGAGTACCTTTAAGAAGAGAAGTGATGGGAATGAAGCTAAAATCAACAGCATCAGGCTTCTTTGGAACTGTCAGAAGCCATTCACTATGGTCTCTCATTTGGGTATCCCCTCCCCTTTTTGCACATATCACCGTAATTCCCTACATGTTCATTTAtctataatatcattttctgGTCGAAACTAAACTAGCATTAATTTTTGCTGAACATTATATATCAGAACTGTTTTCAATCTTAAGAATTTTCTCAAACTAAAATATTGCATATTCAATTATTCATGAAGATTGGAAGATTATTATTTGGATTGAGGTAGACCCTACATCTTTTGCACAAACGGATGTAGAGCTATCGAAGGCAACAATTTGTGGACCAAAGACATCAAAAGCTTGTGGCGCCTGTATTTCAGCAAAACATTGTCACTATTTAGAACAATACAATTATGGAAAAGTATAGTGGCTTATTATTTGTTCTGATTTAATCAAATACTATATACGAAGGAAAccttatatttttgttctttggattttggaagaaaattgcATGTCCCATTGAATATTTGATTTCCAAGCTCATCCAAGTGCTTCTTGAGCTCTGATGGATCCAAGTTGGAAGACACGTCTTGCTTGACCAACACTAAATCTTTGCCACCAATGCCAAGCCCCACAAGGATGTGTGTCCCGAAGTTCTCAATGAATCTGATAAAATTTTCACCTTTAAAGAACATCAATCAAGGAACAGCAAAGCAAGTTTAATTTCTACAATTTAAATGGCCTTTTCAGTGATTAGGTAGTAGCACAGAATCAAGAATGCCCAATACCATATCCCAAATGTATCAAACAATACCACCTCTTAGTTTAATAGTAATTAGAAATGAATAGAAATTTTATGTCTCTTACAATGTTCATTCAGGtgaaaattgatatttaaatattgaaaaaggtttttttgttttaagagcaACTTTTCATACAAAGCTCTTTTAGAGTAATCCATTACAATAGGTTATAGGTAGCATAACAAATTTTAGTCAACAAATGGGTTAATATCGTTTCAATTTAAACCGTTAGGATGCATAGTCAATAGCCGGCTCAAAAATGATCTTTGAAAATCTTCCatctttttaatctagttttgAGGCTGGAAATTTGCTGTAATTTGACTGTAGCTCTGCAAGTGTTCTTAGCCGACTGTTGAATCTTTTTggcatattaaaataaaacccaacattttttttctgaaaaaaataaacctttaagtttaaaattcttttttagttcATCCTACAACTTTAAgcaaataaaaagataactgaacaaaaaaagaaaggaaggtaATCATCATACTCATACATCAATGATGATTTTAAGTTAGCCTCGATCCTACGTtttcctttagaaaatccccAAAATCATTGCAATGtcgttatataattatttttaaaatatggcaAACGATTGACTTGTACTGATCCACTGATATGAACATATAACAATATATGGATAGTGTAAACAggtttaattagttaataatagAAGAGATTGCGATGaggatacaaaataaataattatgattgTCCAGCTAGCTAGCAGCCTAGAAATCCAAGACAAGTTTGATTATAACTCCGTAACtgttagtatatatataataatcgtTAATGAAAATTCTAGTTTAGTCAATACTTCAAATTGTTTTCGCCTTCATGCTCTTGATGTTCATCTTTGactaaaaaaagaagcaaatatcttttaattttctaagCTTCTAATTACATTATATATGTAAACTCTAGTTGAAAAAGGATGAGCGTTATAAGTTTAATCCAATAAATTTATGGCACATGACGCTTTCTTTTGAAACATTTGTGGATGTAGGAGAGAGACTTGAGTaacaaaatggaaaagaaaaatcagaaaCAGTATTTTGTGTGCTTTCCTTTTACTTTCCTGCTAGCAGCCTAGAAATTCATTACAATTTTGACTATATAGAAATTATCAGTATACTAATCGTTAAAGAAAATTCTGATCGACCTCGTCtcgtttaaggaaaaaaaatctaatttggtgaatactttaaattattttcttctagACGCTCTTGATGCCAAATCATTGACTGGGGGAAAAACTATTTACATATagttttctatattttaaaaaatctctaGTTTCGATCATCCGAAAAGGATAATGAACTTGAAGTTTAATGAAATAATCATTTTTCGAGAGATAAGTTAATgggtgagtttgtttaaattttaaatgaacatgtttAAAATAGGTGATTTTTATATAAGtggttttttaagaaatatataagatttgtttcttaaaataaatagaaatttatatttttaacctAAGTAGTTTAggcaaatacattaaaaaaataaaaaaatattattttattaaaataaacacttattttaataaataaatttaaataaactgacCAAATGTTCGTATTTTGTGTTATTTTGCGTTTGACGAAAGGATCATAGCTGGATTAAATGCACCATAACTTACTTTTGAAGCATTTTTCATGATTTCATTAAAGCGATAAACTTCAatcgtttttttttattacaaaaatttaagTGATTGGGTCTGGCATATTCACAACAAGATTCTCACATTTGAAAGCCGAGATTTAAACCCACATCTTATCTTTGTATGATGAATCTATGCGATACTAGGGTGTTTAATTtggttattttctatttttatttttaataaaaatattttttaaaataaactaaaaattaaaaacaatagaatttctttttaaatgctTGAAACCAAAACCTTATTCTGGTTACATggtaagaaatataattttaagcaaatctaacttataaacataaaacaagaattcaaactcaacatgattttaaaattctaatcttttgaaaataaaaataattttcataaaataaaaacaaaaaataaaaatgcaaatcaaCACATCCTTTTTAATTTGACCAACTTTATTGACTTCCTTCATtgataaaagagaataaaaagcgGATCAtttcaagtaatattttttaaataactgttttcaagtgaaaaaaaaaacacatttaaatcgGCAAAACaacttattaacttttttttataaaaaaaaatagtgtatgATCTCGTCTTCTAAAGATCTATCATATTATCATTTGTGAATCTTTAATGTTAATTTACTAAATAGAACGATTTTTATTTAAGTGCAAAAGTtacaataaaatacataatttcaaCAAGTGTCGATGattcttaattcttaaattGCTTATACGGCATacacataatattaaataatatatgtgaGTTGTTGATTTGATActtgaaataatataaaaatattttatgttgttaGAAATTAtcctaaatataatttttaatataattattatactagtaaaaattaacaaacaaaaaaaaatataaaaaatatttacactttGATAGCATTctaataaatttcttttaaataaccGAACTATCAATGTTCCATTATTCCTCTCCTCGATCAGGcgtaattattttgatataaagaaataatataattttaaaggcTCCAAGCCAATGATGATGGAGTTGACTATTAGTATTAAGTATTAACCAATAAAAGATTTagtttagaaaatataaaatggacCATTACAACTTAAGCTAACGTATAGGTCCAGCAAGATAAGCATCTCTGTTTGCTACGAAAGTGTAACATTGCATGTTTTGCCCATTTCCAAACTACATCTTTGACCTTGTTTATGTGACAGTTTGCCAATTAGGCAATTACTTTCCTTTCCAAGTTTCAGTATTCAGCATGCGCACTAGGATTTCACGAACAAATCAGTGGTGTTATTTTCCCAAATAGAAAATCCCTCCCAAACCTTTACAGCAACTAAGTGCATGGTTTTAAAACCATGACCAAAACTATGGCCTTTTACACTtggttttctttatatttttttatttgtttctccctatcttgtcaaaattatattaacatgaTTTCTTGTTAGTATAAGTTTTTGCACTTacacaacaaataaataattttttttttcttaatcataaTATTGGTATGACATTATTTCAATATAAGatgatagatttttttatctcatgatctattttatatttaaggaTCAATCAGGAGTCGGATATGAATCACTTGCTTATTAAGGGACATGAATCATTTACCATTACCACATGAGTCCCTTGTTGGTGCAAAAGATATTAAACCTTAAAAGTTGAAACTAATATACTATATTATCTAATTATTTAGATTAAATGAAGATATAatctgtaaaaatattttttatgaattgtcTCGTCCACTACGGGGTGGGTAAAAGCAAGTAAAGTTTAGACAACGAGGTCCACCACACCACTAGCATGAAAGGCACTCTACATAGACCAGTTCATTGTGGGGCAGTTTAACTTAGCTTTCAATCTTTATGGccaatttatttgtaaaaataaaattaaaaagaagataATGATTGGTAGAAATGATTATTATTACCTTGCAAGTGCGTGAGGATCCCAGGAAGAAGGAACTGCTTCAAGGATTCGTTGAGACAGAACAAGTGGGTAGCGATCAATATGAGCATTGAAGAGTTTGATAAAGTAGCCATCAATACCCAAACACTTTGTGTTAGCTGCATCAGTTGCCCATGAACCCTCATGAAATCCAAACACGGTGTTGAAGTACCCAGAAGGGATTCTCCCTGGGATTGAACTCTTCTGGTTGAAGAGCTCTGACATCtataagacaaaaataaaaataaaaatagaaaccaatattcattttcatttttttaaaacaactgACAACAAAGTGTTTGATGAAATTAATGCCTTACTTGGGTGAAGGTAAGGATGTCGGATTGGTAGCGGGTGCGATCGCCCTTGTCGCATTTGATGTCAACGGAGACATCTCTGATGGGTCCGAAACCTGGCACCGTGAGCTCCCGTTTCTCTGTTTCGTTGAGAAGAACCAAACGCTCTTCGCCTTTGCAGAACTTGAGCCTGAAATCTGAGGTCAAGTCGAAGCCCTTTCCTAAGCTGTTCAGAGCTCTCTCAACTATGCCTTCACCcatctttttctgtttttttaccCAATGAATTAGTGTGTcactaataatatatactaCCAGCTTTTCTCCTCCAAAGGGTTGAATAGAAATAGGAAACTATTGATTTTACtttagtaataattaaaatgcactcTATAAAGACATTTTAAATATCATTTCATCATAAATAAATTGGTATGCATTATAAAACTattgatttttgtaataattatttcaaaattatatatataatcatttttaatttattgataatttaaaaataaatatattatccaGTGTTATAGACATtaatctctttcaagagagctGGCAAGATCACACTAAGAGAGAGAACAAGTGGCTAGGAgattaatgaatttaaaataatacatttttatagaaaaagtgTTATTTGTAATATCAAATGTAacattaactttattttaaatagattttctattttgttaatcaacaaaatgtttaaaaaagagCAATGTTATATTTACTTATAAATTATCCTACTACAagaaacttaaaatataaaacatattttgacATTCAATGCATacagagaaaataataaaaagttttagGTTTGACTATTATTAATTGAGCCTTTGAATTAGAACAGAGTCTTGATTATTCTGTTTTAACCGCATCTTTCTGGTGGCTCCGATTCCTCGAACTCTCGAAGGAAAGAAACATAGAAATAGTGAAAAGAAACAAGATTTTTGGCTGATGTGACCTTGACGATGAGGAGACTTTTGATTGCCAAACCCGGAGACTTTTGATTCTGATAATTTATTTGTGGTCTTCAGCACTCAGCAGCATCATAAGGGAACGCCTCATTAACATAACAGATCACGTACGTCTCATCTTACATTTCAATACCTGAATTTCCAGGCAACATTGCAATATCACACACCATCTGTGTGTACACGAGCGCTTCTTATGGTCAAAATCtgggaattcaaatttcattattCTTAATAGATTCCAAATTTCACtgtctttgatttttttgttacatataaGTTTTGTTCATAGTATGGAAATTATGTATCCAATCAATGTTTGATTTCAATTGTTTTTTCAAAGCAAACTAtttatgtatttgttttaaCACGATTTTTCTCATTAAAGAGACCATTCTTATCTAGTGCATTAACACAGTTTATTTATGTATCTTTTAAGGTTAtatcacataatttaaaaatagtaattacTTTTCTTATTTACATTGAAACtatttatacttcttaaaatattttttctaattttctcatttattaAGTTTTGGAAATCATATGCACAAAGCAGTAATGtttgaaagtttaaaaaaaggaaaaatagaagaaaaaaattatttaaattctgaAGTTTCGTTGGTGggaacaatattttatttggacCAAGTTGAAGCTAGGACCAGTAGGTACGTTTTCTCGTCTCTGATTAGTACAAGAACCAGTGTTGGCACCAAGACTTCAGAGGTTGACCCATAGTACAGTAACAGTAACATATTGCAATATTGCAACGTCCCAGACTCAACTATAACTTGGACTCTGTCAACAACTAATGTGAATCACAGAAAATTGAAACAGATCCTTTTACGAGCCAACACTAGCATTAAGTGGGTCATTGATAGGTGAGACTGGTTTAGAGTACGGAACTGAGGTGGATAAAAATGCTACTAAATCAGTGTAAAAAGGACAGACTGTAATCAAGGTAAAAAAATGGGTTGGGAAGTCGGCTGCCATGCCATAGGAAAGTCATGCAGTCAATATTGCTTTTGGAGATGAAGCCCGTGTGCTCTCAGCTTGGTGAAGAGAGAGCTTGGGAGTTGGGATCCTGATTACACATTGTCCAATTTCATGTAAGCATTTTGAATTCAGTTCTGATTGCCTACCTTAAACAGCATCGTGAGTGTTCTATTACTTTTACAAATTTCTGTTGGGTTCAGCACAAGGTCTTGTTGTTATGTATTTCATTACCTATTTGACTTCCTACAtaataattaaaccaaaaaaataaaacagtgA from Glycine soja cultivar W05 chromosome 8, ASM419377v2, whole genome shotgun sequence includes:
- the LOC114421228 gene encoding MACPF domain-containing protein At1g14780-like isoform X1 is translated as MGEGIVERALNSLGKGFDLTSDFRLKFCKGEERLVLLNETEKRELTVPGFGPIRDVSVDIKCDKGDRTRYQSDILTFTQMSELFNQKSSIPGRIPSGYFNTVFGFHEGSWATDAANTKCLGIDGYFIKLFNAHIDRYPLVLSQRILEAVPSSWDPHALARFIENFGTHILVGLGIGGKDLVLVKQDVSSNLDPSELKKHLDELGNQIFNGTCNFLPKSKEQKYKAPQAFDVFGPQIVAFDSSTSVCAKDGITVICAKRGGDTQMRDHSEWLLTVPKKPDAVDFSFIPITSLLKGTPGKGFLSHAINLYLRYKPPMSDLPYFLDYQSHKLWAPIHNDLPLSPATNRTNLSPSLSFDLMGPKLYVNTSKVTVGKRPITGMRLFLEGMKCNRLAIHVQHLLNTPIMLKNKIEDTPIWSEEINDGRFFEAINGKKFYHVCTAPVKYDPRWSSDKDVAFIVTGAQLHVKKHESRSVLHLRLLFSKVSNCAVVKSSWTQGSSGLSQRSGIFSVISTSISGKDQNQKKPVVVLDSSVFPTGPPVPVQTQKLLKFIDTSQLCKGPQDSPGHWLITGARLVLDKRKICLWAKFSLLNTGS
- the LOC114421228 gene encoding MACPF domain-containing protein At1g14780-like isoform X2 encodes the protein MSPLTSNATRAIAPATNPTSLPSPKCQSSSTRRVQSQGESLLGTSTPCLDFMRVHGQLMQLTQSVWVLMATLSNSSMLILIATHLFCLNESLKQFLLPGILTHLQGENFIRFIENFGTHILVGLGIGGKDLVLVKQDVSSNLDPSELKKHLDELGNQIFNGTCNFLPKSKEQKYKAPQAFDVFGPQIVAFDSSTSVCAKDGITVICAKRGGDTQMRDHSEWLLTVPKKPDAVDFSFIPITSLLKGTPGKGFLSHAINLYLRYKPPMSDLPYFLDYQSHKLWAPIHNDLPLSPATNRTNLSPSLSFDLMGPKLYVNTSKVTVGKRPITGMRLFLEGMKCNRLAIHVQHLLNTPIMLKNKIEDTPIWSEEINDGRFFEAINGKKFYHVCTAPVKYDPRWSSDKDVAFIVTGAQLHVKKHESRSVLHLRLLFSKVSNCAVVKSSWTQGSSGLSQRSGIFSVISTSISGKDQNQKKPVVVLDSSVFPTGPPVPVQTQKLLKFIDTSQLCKGPQDSPGHWLITGARLVLDKRKICLWAKFSLLNTGS